From the genome of Anopheles moucheti chromosome 3, idAnoMoucSN_F20_07, whole genome shotgun sequence, one region includes:
- the LOC128302296 gene encoding regucalcin-like → MADSYRVETIPPYTELGEGPHWDIARQSLYYVSLTDALIYRLDHRQGKVYSASIDGIRFATFIVPVKDSRDCFVIGDTIRLLVIRWDGVATKATIVRELASLGAEHAENRFNDGKVDPWGRLYVGSMLTETAGNPFERATGSLWRYCDRTGQLVEQDRNMYISNGLAWNRHTNKFYFVDSGANHIKEYDIDLEGNLANPKVWFDFKPDGKDPGYFCDGMTIDSEGNLFVACFNGFKVVKISPDKKILQEMKIPAKQVTSVAFGGPKLDELYVTTAAKNITGPQKDPAGATFRVTGLGAKGLAMNEIILKD, encoded by the exons ATGGCCGATAGCTATCGAGTGGAAACGATACCGCCGTACACGGAGCTGGGCGAAGGACCGCACTGGGACATCGCCCGCCAGAGTCTGTACTACGTCAGCCTTACCGATGCGCTGATCTACCGGTTGGACCACCGGCAGGGCAAGGTGTACAGTGCATCGATCG ATGGCATCCGTTTCGCAACGTTCATCGTGCCGGTGAAGGATAGCCGGGATTGCTTCGTCATCGGTGATACGATCCGTTTGTTGGTGATTCGTTGGGATGGCGTTGCGACCAAGGCGACCATCGTACGGGAGCTGGCAAGCTTGGGCGCGGAGCATGCGGAAAATCGTTTCAACGATGGTAAGGTCGATCCCTGGGGACGACTGTACGTGGGCTCGATGCTCACCGAAACGGCTGGCAATCCGTTCGAACGGGCAACCGGTTCGCTGTGGCGCTACTGTGACCGCACCGGGCAGCTAGTCGAGCAGGATCGGAACATGTACATATCGAACGGATTGGCCTGGAATCGGCACACGAACAAGTTTTACTTCGTTGACTCGGGCGCCAATCACATCAAGGAGTACGACATCGATCTGGAAGGCAATTTGG CAAATCCAAAAGTTTGGTTCGACTTCAAACCCGACGGTAAGGATCCGGGATACTTCTGTGATGGTATGACGATCGATAGCGAGGGAAACCTATTCGTGGCATGTTTCAACGGCTTCAAAGTGGTTAAAATCTCACCAGA TAAAAAAATTCTCCAAGAAATGAAAATTCCCGCCAAACAAGTCACCTCGGTAGCGTTCGGTGGACCAAAGCTGGATGAGCTTTACGTAACGACGGCGGCAAAAAATATCACCGGACCCCAGAAGGACCCAGCTGGTGCCACCTTCAGAGTGACCGGACTAGGTGCGAAAGGATTAGCTATGAATGAGATCATTCTGAAGGACTAA
- the LOC128304422 gene encoding regucalcin-like has translation MANVKVEVLPGPFLQLGEGPHWDGESQSLYYVCILGSTLHRYDSRENRTYTAKIEGSTYASFVIPVKGRTGEFVVGSGTRLLLVSWDGLAESATIVKVLTDLGEEEADHRFNDGKADGQGRLYAGTMLAEDSRNHFEMDDGKFYRFDANRGQMVTLKSKVHISNGLTWSARTGRFYYIDSFTFDIKEYTVDAEGNLGDERVLIKLKDDEAATEYIGDGMTSDAEGNLYVAVFAGSKIIKINPESAKIVQEIALPVAQVTSVAFGGPNLDVLFATTAAKEISIPQEPPAGAVLKITGLAARGTPMNEFLLPSTSS, from the exons ATGGCAAacgtgaaggttgaagttttGCCCGGACCTTTCCTGCAGCTCGGCGAAGGTCCGCACTGGGACGGTGAATCGCAAAGCCTTTACTACGTGTGCATTCTCGGCAGTACGCTGCACCGGTACGATTCGCGTGAAAACCGAACCTACACTGCCAAGATCG AGGGCAGTACGTACGCCTCATTTGTCATACCGGTGAAGGGACGCACGGGGGAGTTTGTGGTGGGCAGCGGGACGAGACTGTTGCTAGTGAGCTGGGACGGGTTGGCCGAGTCCGCCACGATCGTTAAAGTGCTGACCGATCTCGGTGAGGAGGAAGCGGATCACCGCTTCAACGATGGTAAGGCGGATGGACAGGGTCGGCTCTACGCCGGCACAATGCTGGCCGAAGACTCCCGCAATCACTTCGAAATGGACGACGGTAAGTTTTACCGCTTCGATGCAAACCGCGGCCAAATGGTGACACTCAAGAGCAAGGTACACATCTCGAACGGGCTGACCTGGAGTGCGCGTACCGGCAGGTTCTACTACATCGATTCGTTTACGTTCGACATCAAAGAGTACACGGTGGATGCGGAGGGCAATCTGG GTGACGAAAGGGTGCTGATAAAGCTGAAGGATGACGAAGCGGCCACGGAGTACATCGGGGACGGGATGACGAGCGATGCCGAGGGCAACCTGTATGTGGCCGTGTTTGCCGGGTCGAAAATCATCAAGATAAATCCGGA GTCGGCAAAAATAGTCCAGGAGATAGCGCTCCCCGTGGCACAGGTAACATCCGTCGCATTCGGTGGCCCCAATCTGGACGTCCTGTTCGCCACGACGGCCGCCAAGGAGATTTCCATCCCTCAGGAACCACCGGCCGGGGCCGTTCTGAAGATTACCGGACTGGCAGCACGTGGTACTCCAATGAACGAATTCTTGCTACCGAGCACTTCATCCTAA